The Candidatus Hydrogenedentota bacterium genome has a segment encoding these proteins:
- a CDS encoding DUF1080 domain-containing protein, whose product MSARKKLAVVASMAVLLCGVALAAPRTFKGEDLHVDGGKLKKGDNNYTLRAIAVPDLEKPGLARPDIMAALNGVANVGATCAMVNLSGFSESGRSISDEAKEVVRNLDGCVDGRHMGIVCNVFTNDAPDGYFFRKRAAKAAAKAFRDTRRVLFLFDGPHSEAAVKTFHRYAPMVATIAPKGGDMILAAEPTLTARKPVVLMNTIPPVLKEDTHLILAAGEASYAALDKACADPREFQPFTPDNSILSEQERAEGWIALFDGKTKNGWVVLGDDKAWEVRDGELERVAKGSQGLRSVERYGDFILRWEWCLPEGGNNGVHLRAPRVARASRIGLEYQMLGDYGKEPDKNSTGSIYDVVPPTVNAVKPNGEWNSSEVTLQGSHVKYVLNGVTVQDMDMNTNDELRPRLRNGFIVLTEHSSVVKYRSIRLKKL is encoded by the coding sequence GTGAGTGCACGGAAGAAACTGGCTGTTGTGGCAAGCATGGCCGTATTGCTCTGCGGTGTGGCTTTGGCGGCTCCCCGGACGTTCAAAGGCGAAGACCTCCACGTCGACGGGGGGAAGCTGAAGAAGGGGGATAACAACTACACGTTGCGGGCCATTGCCGTTCCCGATCTCGAGAAGCCCGGTCTCGCCAGGCCGGATATCATGGCCGCGCTGAATGGCGTGGCGAATGTCGGGGCGACTTGCGCCATGGTAAACCTGTCCGGCTTCAGCGAATCGGGCCGTTCTATCAGCGATGAAGCGAAGGAAGTCGTTCGCAATCTGGACGGATGCGTCGACGGGCGGCACATGGGCATTGTGTGCAACGTGTTCACCAATGACGCCCCGGACGGTTACTTCTTTCGAAAGCGCGCCGCCAAGGCCGCGGCAAAGGCATTTCGCGACACGCGACGCGTGCTCTTCCTGTTCGACGGTCCCCACAGCGAAGCGGCCGTTAAGACGTTCCACCGGTACGCGCCCATGGTAGCCACCATTGCTCCCAAGGGCGGCGACATGATTTTGGCCGCGGAACCGACGCTCACCGCGAGGAAGCCCGTGGTTCTGATGAATACGATTCCCCCCGTGTTGAAAGAAGACACGCATCTGATCCTTGCGGCGGGCGAGGCCAGTTACGCCGCCCTCGACAAGGCGTGCGCGGACCCTCGCGAGTTCCAGCCATTTACCCCCGACAATTCCATCCTTTCCGAACAGGAACGCGCCGAAGGCTGGATCGCGCTGTTCGATGGAAAGACCAAGAATGGCTGGGTTGTGTTGGGCGACGACAAAGCGTGGGAAGTGCGCGACGGCGAGTTGGAACGTGTCGCCAAGGGCTCTCAAGGGCTCCGAAGCGTTGAGCGCTACGGAGATTTTATACTCCGCTGGGAATGGTGTCTTCCTGAGGGGGGCAACAACGGCGTCCATTTGCGCGCGCCGCGCGTCGCGCGCGCGTCTCGCATCGGACTTGAGTATCAGATGCTCGGGGACTATGGCAAGGAACCCGACAAGAACAGCACGGGCTCCATCTACGACGTAGTTCCGCCTACGGTGAATGCCGTGAAACCGAACGGTGAATGGAATTCCAGCGAAGTCACGCTTCAAGGCTCGCACGTTAAATATGTCCTCAACGGCGTCACCGTTCAGGATATGGATATGAACACCAATGATGAACTGCGTCCCCGGTTACGCAACGGCTTCATCGTGCTGACCGAGCATAGCAGCGTCGTGAAGTACAGGAGCATCCGGCTGAAGAAGTTGTAG
- a CDS encoding TolC family protein has translation MKRTILALLTLAPCAVFAQDPAQPAPASPAPAAVEAANSNPTPSSEYSRGSLLDGYESLSTFLGEIDAFLASQGTPTEATAGEPLSLTAETCVQMALTQNAKAFVAQDDVDAAKARIGQARSAMLPQLSGSMGFAHTELNIRTGSSALGSMGGSSLGGGFGGGFGGGLGGGFIGGGQQGQGIIGSGVLLRGAIFLVARSVITNRLTDKAMEVPDVIREDKVSLDQVLYAGGQIKAAMKAAKFLAESQEWQKEVTLAELEFEAKKAYYDAATSEALVRVAEASVRTFERNRSDAQQMFDVGMTSSFEVLRAETEMGSRKATLVEANNVKRLAQANLRRIIAVPQNTPVALATKLDWQPATPNLDELVKYANEHRPEILALKKGIEAAKQDIARVRGQFKPQVGANIQWKNTDNGGSSAPDGWTFNVGIQQDFYKGGKRKYDVAEAKARLSSIEHQLEDVEQLIELDVTQALIQIKDSMAKISSENGTRKLAEEGLRLAELRFQEGVGTQGDTLDAELALTNAETALVQAMRDFAIANASLERAIGKSWSKADPEGAPVTGHTQNGEPAK, from the coding sequence ATGAAACGTACGATTCTTGCACTTCTAACGCTGGCTCCCTGCGCGGTATTCGCTCAAGATCCGGCGCAGCCAGCTCCCGCGTCTCCGGCCCCGGCGGCCGTCGAAGCGGCGAACAGTAACCCAACCCCGTCTTCTGAGTATTCGCGCGGCAGCTTGTTAGATGGCTACGAGAGCCTATCGACGTTCTTGGGCGAAATTGATGCGTTTCTCGCGAGTCAAGGAACTCCGACAGAAGCGACCGCAGGCGAACCACTTTCACTCACGGCGGAAACGTGTGTGCAAATGGCATTGACGCAAAATGCGAAGGCCTTTGTCGCTCAGGACGATGTGGATGCGGCAAAGGCTCGGATCGGCCAAGCGCGGTCCGCGATGTTGCCGCAGTTGTCAGGTTCGATGGGGTTTGCGCACACCGAACTCAACATCCGCACCGGCAGCAGCGCGCTTGGCAGCATGGGCGGCAGTAGCTTGGGTGGCGGATTCGGTGGCGGATTCGGCGGCGGACTCGGTGGTGGCTTCATCGGAGGCGGACAACAGGGACAAGGCATTATCGGAAGCGGCGTGCTGCTGCGAGGCGCTATCTTTCTCGTGGCCCGGTCCGTAATCACGAACCGGCTCACGGATAAGGCCATGGAAGTGCCGGACGTAATTCGCGAAGACAAAGTCTCGTTGGATCAAGTGCTCTACGCGGGCGGCCAAATCAAAGCCGCTATGAAGGCTGCCAAGTTCCTCGCCGAATCGCAAGAATGGCAGAAGGAAGTGACTTTGGCGGAGCTTGAATTCGAGGCCAAGAAGGCCTACTACGACGCGGCCACCTCGGAAGCACTGGTGCGTGTGGCGGAAGCCAGCGTGCGCACGTTCGAGCGCAACCGTTCTGACGCGCAACAGATGTTCGACGTCGGCATGACCAGCAGCTTCGAAGTGTTGCGCGCCGAGACGGAAATGGGCAGCCGCAAGGCGACGCTGGTGGAAGCAAACAACGTCAAACGACTGGCTCAAGCCAATCTGCGGCGAATCATCGCGGTCCCACAGAACACACCCGTCGCCTTGGCGACCAAGCTCGATTGGCAACCGGCGACTCCGAACCTGGACGAACTGGTGAAATACGCCAACGAACATCGCCCCGAGATTCTCGCCCTGAAGAAAGGCATCGAGGCCGCCAAGCAGGATATCGCGCGCGTCCGCGGTCAGTTCAAGCCACAAGTAGGCGCGAACATCCAATGGAAGAATACGGACAACGGCGGGTCTTCCGCTCCCGACGGCTGGACGTTCAATGTCGGTATCCAGCAGGACTTTTACAAGGGCGGCAAGCGCAAATATGACGTCGCGGAAGCCAAGGCCCGTTTGAGCAGCATCGAGCATCAGCTCGAAGACGTGGAGCAGCTCATCGAGTTGGACGTCACACAAGCGTTGATTCAAATCAAAGATTCGATGGCAAAGATCTCCAGCGAAAACGGCACGCGCAAACTGGCTGAAGAAGGTTTGCGTCTTGCGGAACTGCGGTTCCAAGAAGGTGTCGGTACGCAGGGCGACACACTGGATGCCGAATTGGCCCTGACCAACGCCGAGACTGCCCTCGTTCAGGCGATGCGCGATTTCGCCATCGCGAATGCTTCGCTCGAGCGCGCGATCGGGAAGAGCTGGTCCAAGGCCGATCCGGAAGGCGCACCGGTAACCGGGCACACGCAGAACGGAGAGCCTGCAAAGTAG